A single region of the Vanessa atalanta chromosome Z, ilVanAtal1.2, whole genome shotgun sequence genome encodes:
- the LOC125076317 gene encoding uncharacterized protein LOC125076317 — MGVLCYADNTLVTATERDFREAARLAEAGAALIVDRMELLGLRGMVIKVQAQMKYLGLILYGRWSFGYHFVHLGSRLSFGFGRGSVEVLAEVYRFRVEVSYRGDYMEAIRLHLSCWVERKKGTLTFRMTQRHILVATMRGNLSLPSIVNEMLGSETCWSEIRFFCENLMSQKDAAERDHADAGGACVMPPATSAP, encoded by the exons atgggggtgttgtgctacgctgataACACCCTTGTCACGGCAACTgagcgggactttcgggaggcggctcGCCTCGCCGAGGCGGGAGCGGCTCTCATCGTGGACCGCATGGAATTGCTGGGCTTAAGG GGGatggtgatcaaggtgcaggcccagatgaaatATCTGGGCTTGATCTTgtacggtcgatggagcttcgggtaTCACTTTGTCCATCTCGGCTCGAGGCTCAGTTTCGGTTTCGGTCGAGGTTCG GTAGAGGTGCTCGcggaggtgtaccggttccgggtcgaggtgAGCTACCGCGGCGACTATATGGAGGCGATACGTCTCCACTTGAGttgctgggtcgagaggaaaaAGGGCACGCTCACCTTCAgaatgacgcag aggcacatcCTGGTGGCGACTATGCGCGGaaacctctcgctgccgagcatcgtcaacgaaatgctcggtagcgagacgtGCTGGTCGGAGATTCGCTTCTTCTGCGAAAACCTCATGTCGCAGAAGGatgccgcggagcggga CCATGCCGACGCGGGCGGCGCGTGCGTTATGCCACCCGCAACCTCCGCCCCGTAG
- the LOC125076266 gene encoding uncharacterized protein LOC125076266, whose product MLLYCDPENGSETPPYNYHKTMSDESKQEVSMQPDSSSESTSEDESAPTADALPQYYYDKAIAESLAENMYNLAVESDQDDDYDDLDPSSSSRPPPQPFVFNNYAEDDSEESDIDNKISKIAGLEHLVVNSPLWYAHVKPHLTKLERLQLWNNTPWKEKFYWDDSDDADDDYVEPAPPLFKYYIAFI is encoded by the exons ATGTTGTTATACTGTGATCCTGAGAACGGCTCGGAAACC CCACCATATAATTACCACAAAACAATGAGCGACGAAAGTAAGCAGGAGGTCAGCATGCAACCAGATTCTAGCAGCGAGTCGACATCTGAAGACGAATCGGCTCCAACAGCTGACGCTTTACCCCAATATTATTATG ATAAAGCCATTGCGGAGTCACTAGCGGAGAACATGTATAATCTAGCCGTGGAGTCGGACCAAGATGATGACTACGATGATT TGGATCCATCGTCCTCTTCTCGCCCACCACCGCAgccgtttgtttttaataactacGCAGAAGACGATTCTGAAGAATCTGATATCGATAACAAGATAAGCAAAATTGCGGGCTTGGAACATCTG gTTGTGAACAGTCCTCTTTGGTACGCGCATGTAAAGCCGCACTTGACTAAACTGGAACGATTGCAGTTGTGGAACAACACTCCTTGG aaaGAAAAATTTTATTGGGATGACTCCGATGACGCTGATGATGATTACGTTGAACCTGCTCCTCCGCTATTTAAGTACTACATcgcattcatttaa